From the genome of Papaver somniferum cultivar HN1 chromosome 2, ASM357369v1, whole genome shotgun sequence, one region includes:
- the LOC113352313 gene encoding universal stress protein PHOS34-like has protein sequence MAIATAEKLIVVGIDESDQSTLEWTLDHFFVPLGSNSVFKLVVVHAKPSPSSVVGLSGPGAADVVAIVDVDLRKTSKRALEKAKDICIAKSVKIDDVIFEVMEGDPRKVMCEAVERHRATILVVGSHGYGAVKRALLGSVSDYCAHHAHCNVMIVKKPKITNSLWNIFSL, from the exons ATGGCAATTGCAACAGCAGAAAAATTAATAGTAGTCGGAATCGATGAAAGTGACCAAAGTACACTTGAATGGACTCTTGATCATTTTTTCGTACCTCTTGGTTCGAATTCTGTTTTTAAACTCGTGGTTGTTCATGCTAAACCTTCTCCATCTTCTGTTGTTGGCTTGTCTGGACCTG GGGCTGCCGATGTTGTGGCAATTGTTGATGTTGATCTAAGAAAGACTTCAAAGAGAGCTTTGGAAAAGGCTAAAGACATTTGTATTGCAAAATCT GTAAAAATTGATGATGTGATTTTCGAAGTGATGGAAGGGGATCCAAGGAAAGTGATGTGCGAGGCCGTAGAAAGACACCGTGCAACCATATTGGTTGTTGGCAGCCACGGTTATGGAGCAGTAAAAAG GGCTCTTTTGGGGAGTGTAAGTGACTATTGCGCCCACCATGCTCATTGCAACGTGATGATCGTGAAGAAACCCAAGATAACAAACTCACTATGGAACATTTTTTCACTTTGA